In Gigantopelta aegis isolate Gae_Host unplaced genomic scaffold, Gae_host_genome ctg3767_pilon_pilon, whole genome shotgun sequence, the genomic window GCTGTATTTGCTCTAAAGGATATACTGGAACTCATTGTACGGTAAACATTGATGATTGTGATCCTAATCCTTGTCAAAATGGTGGCACTTGTGTTGATGGTGTCAACTCTTACATCTGTATTTGTAGTGGGTCTTGGTCAAATTCAGATTGTAGCCAGTGCTTGCTACCAAACTGTCATGACATGTTCTAGTGATATTGGTAATGTAATGCATGTGATGAATGGATATGTTCTTAACAACATTGGAACTTGTGGTAAGTCCAATTAAAGAGACAAagaattttaagtttaattccATCATTAGAAGGCAGCTGTATAGGTGCGTGTGATGGTAAGGTTagttagttattttaaaatggaatattttttattattttattgaagcGGGATTTCAGTTCAACATGTGTCTATTTTATTGTCAATTGACTCAATGGAGACAGAGAACAATTGATTGTGGAGTGTCTTTACCTAAATAAAGCCGCAGGCATGGatataataatactataattgtgattagtttttttaataattaataggaTCTCAGTCTGTCTGATGAAGCTCAATGGAGGGCAGCTCTAACTGAGCGAAAGAAATTGCAAGCTATTTGGATGAAACAGTTAAAGGGAAATTATCCACCAAGTCGTGAACAGACTGGTACTACAAAAAGTAAACATTAGTCAgagtttaaatttaattattattgactTTAATTATTATGTGAAGATAATTCAAATGAATTTCTAATTATTCTGtgatctttctttttattactttAATTACACAGGTCTTATACGTCAATggaaaaaagatgttaaaaatgCACTCAAAGATCATCCCATAGCATGGCAGAATTATGTTAAAAAACTTGAgtcatcatttcatttcaagattttagtaatttgtataataaattaAGTTAAGTATAAAGAACACTAGTTTCTCTATTAACTGACTATTTCTTTGTTGTAGAAGAGAATACATCTGCCACATTTCAGAGTTACATCTACAAATGGTCTAAAGATTTTTCGTCATTTGATGATAACTTTGGGGATCAATgtcaataatataattaatatttgtttttaataattaatataattttatggttataatcaatattaaattttaattgttaagTGAATTCATTGGTTGTTTTCAGAGGGCGTATCTCGAATAGGTGGGCGTAGAGAGCAAGATGGAACTGTggatttcctttttatttttttactttccaTTACTTGTGATTGCTCAGAGTAACTGTCCTCTACCTACAGTAGCTGATATGAAGATGAATTGAAAGATCTGCTTCTTGATGCAGACTCAGAGGGAGACCATATGATCCTACTGTATCATCACATCAGTATACTTGTCTTGCTCAAGGATCAACTAAAGATACTTATCGTAGGTGTCTATTATAGCTACATTTACTCCTAACACTGGCAGATCTCAACAAACAGAACACTTTCAGTTACAGTGTTCAATGGTATGTGGGAGCAAGCATTGTAGATGGTTTTGATACTCCCTCAAATCCAATGCTAAGAACTGattgttttaattgtatatcCAATGTTCCTGGTATTGATTCTAATCATTGTTAGCGTAAGTTAATAGTAACATATTCAAATAGATTGTAAATATTCCTTTAATTAGCTTGTAATTCTGCTTGTAACTATTGGATCAAGAAGATGTACTCATCAATAATCCAGTAGTCTGTTGTCCTTATTTGGTCTTAATAATATGTGTACTACATCATGGTCCAACTAACTAGCATTGCTAATGTTGATACTAACTTTACATGTGGTAAGTAAACTAGTATATATCTAATACATTGATCCTATACTCTATATAGTCTGTAACTATACCTGTGGTCCTGGTGAAGTTGCTAACGCTACATGTAATGGATGTGATCTTACAGATATCTGTCCTACACAGATATGCCTTGTCAAAATGGAGGATCGTATGTGTGTATTATTATGGAGACCCATTGCTCCTGATAATTACAACATGTAATTGTAGTGGTACTGGGGTATACTGGAGATGGAATTGTTCAGTAAATGTGAAAACGATTGTAACcctaatccatgtgataataatggCACTTGTGTTCGAGCTGGTATAGCTGGTTACTGGAGCAAACTGTTTCTGTAAAATTCCATAACCAACCTAATCGCATGGATATACTGTGTGTTAGATGGAGTTCATCCCAAAATTGTTCCAACTGGATATACTGGGAGAAAATTGTTCAGTACGAATATCAACGACTGTATGacccctaaccctaatcctgtGTGATAATAATGGTACAACTTGTGTCGATGGTATAGGAGCAGAACAAAGCTTCAGTTACACACTGTATCTGTTCCCATGGATATACTGGAGAAAATTGTGTTCAGTAAAAATCAACGACTGTAACcctaatccatgtgataataatgggacttgtgttgatggtatagctgttacaactgtatctgttccaatggATATACTGGAGAAGATTGTTCaatagatatcaatgaatgtgaTCCTATCCTTGTGAAAATGGTGCCACTTGTGTTGAGGAGTGGCTAGTTATACCTGTAAACTGCTCTATTGGATATGCtggtaaaaattgtaatatttgtgATAATGGATATCATCTCAGTAATGCTACAATTTGTGGTAGTTATAATGTagacatttttgaaaataatttttttattgtagaAAAAAGATGATTACGTTCAACTCATTGCCCTGGtacaggtatatcaaatactCACTTGTcacatgaaaatattattttttcttttatagaCTATCAATCCAGTATGTGTAAGTTTTAttatcagttagaaagttgGAGACAGCAAGCAACAACATGTGGTCTGTCCCTACCTGAGATAGTGCCCAGGTAAGTATAAAAAGAAGGCAGATACAAATGGAGTGGATTATAACTTTAGGACCCACTTTGTCTAAAGAAGAACAGTGGGAGAGCTGCATTGATTGAACAAGAAAAGTTTAGAGTTATTTGGTTAGAGGAAGCAAAACAACGTGGTCTTACATTTCCTTCAGACACACAGGCACCGATATTTGATAGtaagtttaataatatatagtgGTATTATTATCTTTGTTATAAAGGTATTATAGATGAgtggtataataataatcacaaaatGTTATCAATGATCAGACAGTTTGGCAGCAACATgctaaaatatgaaaaatccaCACCATCAATAACTGTAGGAAATTTTAGTAATATCAATAGAAACAGGTATATTCATCTGTTCATtgtcccatccatccattttgtCCAATCACCCATTCCaaccatctgtccattcatttatcctttccatccatttattcatctatATTTCATTCATCCTTTTGCTACAGATCCTACTCAAGATGACCTTATATCTACTTTTAATGATTATATTGATAAATGGTTTAGTGACTTATCAACATATGATACTGAATTTGGAGACACCTGTCAATAAAATGCAATgctacacaaacacacacaatatatatgaacACATATTAGAACATCAGatgatactaataataaattttttaaatataacacattaataaaattcatattttgaaataaaattcatcaTTGTGACAATAAGGGGCGGTGCATTTGCAGTTGGACACTTTTATATAATAAGCTTATTTGTAGTCAAGGGATCTATATATAAAGTGAGAgtcaattaaaattatatatattccatagtaatatatagtaattaaaTGCTACAagctaaatttaattttacatttaagaTGTCTTCTCTTTCTTATTCTTGTCCAGGCCAAGATGACCAGCACTACAATGTCAATCTGTTTTTTCATGTTGCTATTACTAACATATTCTCTATTACTTGTGACTGCTCAAAGTAACTGTCCTCTACCTACAGTAGCTAATATAGAGAAGAGTTGAATGATCTACTTCTTAATGCAGACGCAGGAGGGAGACCATATAATCCTACAGTATCATCATATCAGTATACTTGTCTTGCTCAAGGATCAACTAGAGATACTTATCGTAGAGTATCTATTATAGCTACATTTACTCCTAAGAGTGGACAACCTTCACAAACAGAACACTTCAAGTTAGAGTGTTCAAGTGGTACATGGAGTGCAGTAACTAATGATGGTTTTTGGTACTCCTCCCTCAAATCCAATGGAAAGAATTGACTGTTTTAATTGTGTATCCTGATAATCTTGGTGGTGATTCTAATCATTGTTTAGGTAagttaataatacatatttcaaatacattgtaaatattccttttaattaatatgtaattctgCTTGTAACTATGGATCAAGAAGATGTCTATCAAATAATCCTCTAGTCTGCATGTGTCCATTCTTTGGTCTTGATAATATGTGTACTACATCATGTCCAACTAACTATGCTGCCAGTGCTGATACTAACTTTACATGTGGTAAGTAAACTAGTATATAATCTAATATATTGATCCTATATTATATAGTCTGTAACTATACCTGTGGTCCTGGTGAAGTTGATAACGCTACATGTAATGGATGTGATCTGATTGATATCTGCCAACGAGATATGCCTTGTTCAAAATGGAGgatcatgtatattattatctgCCCCTGACAATTACACATGTAATTGTAGTGGTACTGGATATATTGGAGAAAATTGTAAACGTCCTCTACCTAACGTAGATGATATAGAGAGAGAGTTGAATGTACTGCTTGTTAATGAAGTCAGGAGGTTAGGACCATATGATATCATGGATATACAGTATACTTGTCTTGCTAAACGCATCAACTAAAAGATAACCCTAATAGAGTATCTATTATAGCTACATTTACTCCTAACAATGGGCAATcttcacaaacacaaacactttCAGTTAGAGTGTCCAAGTGGTACATGGAGTGCAGTAACTAATGATCTTTGGTACTTCTAACCCTCAAATCCAATGCTAAGAAGAGGACTGTCTTGATTGTGTACCTGAAAATCTTGGTGGTGATTCTGGAACCATTGTTCAGGTGAagtaattatcattattataattgtagatATTATGGGACTTATATTATAAATAGAGTGTAGTGCAAACTGTAGGAAATGGGACAAGGAAAGTTGTGTATATCTGCTACAGATTGATTCACCATCCTAAACCAAGTGTCCTGAACCATCACTGCAGCAGATCCAATATCTATTTAAGATCATCCTGATCTAATCCAGTATATATTACTGAGATTCATTTCACGTGTTTAGCTGTGAGAGGAATACTAATTATATGATTAAGCATCACTTGTGTTGACGATATAACACACAATGTCTACCAATGAAAGTGTACGATTTGAACTCAAGTGTAAGAGCAAATCTAATAAAATGAACATGGAGCGATCATCAATGCTCAGATGAACACCAATTATTCATTGTTCAATCTAAAGACCAGATCTGTTACAATTGTTTTGAGTGCGTTTTCTCCAGTATCTCCACGTCCCTCATAAAGATGCAAAAAAGGACATCGACACTGTAGCTCACTGGTAAAGGTAAGTATGAGAGCATTAGTCACAATGTCATGTGATATTCACGTCAACATTGTTAACAATCTGATAAAGTATTGTTTGACAATTTGTAACATACTTAGTTGTGTTGTTTATTACAAGAACTGACTCAGTGGAAACATATCTACAAAATTTTTTGTCAAAGTGTCTTTACACTACaagttgttttgtaaatagagTGTCATGAAAATTGTTATGGTTGGGGAGGTGGTTATTGCAAGAGTCCAAGTCCCGGTAGTTGCTGTCCTTACTTTGATGCTGCAGGAAATGTTCTCAAATATGTCCACATAATTACTAACTGTGATGGTGAATGTATGAACTATTGGACTGGATCTAATTGTTCCGGTAAAGTGGCATATAAtacatttcattgttattgcTATTATCTTTTATTAGAATGTTCTATCACTTGTTACAATGGGAGGAACACCTAACATCACTAACTGTTCATCTTGTATTTGTCCTCCTGAGTTTACATCAACTTTTTGTGAAGATGAGATTGACAAATGTCAattacaaatgtcaaaataatggGACATGTATCATAGAACATAATGGCAATTACTCCTGTAATTGTACCAAAGGATTTATAGGACCCTTGTGTGAAGGAAGATATTGATGAATGTGATAAGAACCCTTGTGAAAATGGAGGGATCTTGTACAAGTGTTGAAGAAGTTGTTTGTATTTGTCCACCTGGGTTTACAGGACCTTACTGTAATGAGTGTAATGAATTATTGGACTGGATCTAATTGTTCAGGtaaagtaatataataatacattcatttattactaTCTTTTATAGAATGTTCCATCACTTGTTACAATGGAGGGAGACCTAATTTGAATAACTGTTCATCTTGTATTTGTCCTCCTGGGTTTACAGGATCTAACTGTGAGATATCTGATAGAGAGGATTGCTCAGATAAGTGTTTGAATGGCGGCACATGTGTTAATATCTCAGGAAACTATACTTGTATGTGTAGTCCAGGATATATTGGTCCTAATTGTAGTAAAGTTGATCCTTGCGAGTCATCTCCTTGTCTCAATGGGGGTAAATGTAAGATTGACAGTAATGATCGATttgtttgtgaatgtattgATGGTTGGAGTGGTGATATTTGTCAGCATTGTGATGATAGTGATTTCAGTGATTGTATTCCATCTAAACATATCTCCATTGCAAGAAGAGAGTAAGACAGGAGTAGTTGTTGGTAAGTTGCACAACTACAATTCTATCAGTTATTTGATTTATACCTTTATAGCTATTGTATTTAGTGTTCTTGGACTTGTTGCTATAAGCAACATTAATATCAGCATTGTTTCTCCTTTACAAGAGATACCAGAGACACAAAGATGCAGTCAAAAATTGCTAATATCAATGAAGATATTTGGGATGGGTAAGTATTCTCATATGTACTGTGTTTTATAAGTTAATTTTCCAGAGCTACTGTTATGACCAATCCAGTTCTATATGAATCCTGAAGTATTGAATGAATCAGTCACTATTACCTCAGGGGATACTCCTCTTATTGCTAATGATAATGAAGTAATAAGTAATGAAGAAGCACCTGAAGAgtacaataattaaatattgttattgtattttatcaaatattgtaaatttacaaaatgtaataattactaTCAATCAATACTTATTTTCAATTAACTTGTTTACAACAGTTTtctaaaaattatgttttgttatttgggTGGGCTCATgaatacaatttattttcaaaactggGTGTATCCCCAAAACCAACAAAGATATTTGTTTTCACTGTTATAGTAGTAGCATAGTATTGCGATTGTTGATCAGCTACAAGTTATAAGTAAGTGTTGTTATTAAATAACTATTGTATATTGttcaatttaattttacatttaagaTGTCTTCTCTTTCTTATTCTTTCCCAGGCCAAGATGACCAGCACTACAATGGTCAATCTGTTTTTTCATGTTGCTATTACTAACATATTCTTTATTACTTGTGACTGCTCAAAGATAACTGTTCCTCTACCTATAGTAGATGATATAGAGAGAGAGTTGAATTCCTCTACTTCTTAATGGAGACGCAGGAGGGGGGACCATATAATCCTACTGTATCATCATATCAGTATACTTGTCTTGCTCAAGCATCAACTAGAGATAGATATCGTAGAGTATCTATTATAGCTACATTTACTCCTAAGACTGGACAATCTTCACAAACAAACACTTTCAGTTAGAGTGTTCAAGTGGTACATGGAGTGCAGTAACTAATGATGGTTTTGGTACTCCTCCCTCAAATCCAATGCTAAGAAGAGACTGTCTTACTTGTGTACCTTGGTGGTGATTCTAACCATTGTTCATGTgaagtattatattattatattgtagatagtattatatttaaatagagtGTAGTTCAACTGTAGGACTATGGGACAGGAAGTTGTGTATCAAATGTCTACAGAGTTTGTTGTCCTTACTTTGGTCTTGATAATATGTGTACTACATCATGTCCAACTAACTACATGCTGCTAATGTTGATACTAACTATACATGTGGTAAGTAAACTAGTATATATCTAATACATTGATCCTATACTATATAGTCTGTAACTATACCTGTGGTCTTGGTGAAGTTGTTAATGCTACATGTAATGGATGTAATCTGAATGATATCTGTCTACGAGATACGCCTTGTCAAAATGGAGGatcatgtacatttattatctGCCCCTGATAATTACACATGTGATTGTGTGGTACTGGATATACTGGAGAAAATTGTTCAATAAATATCAACGACTGTAACcctaatccatgtgataataatgggacttgtgttgatggtatagctggttacaactgtatctgttccaatggatatacaggagaaaattgttcagtaaatatcaatgactgtaaccctaatccatgtgataataatggCACTTGTTGTGATGGTATAGctggttacaactgtatctgttccaatggatatacaggagaaaattgttcagtaaatatcaacgactgtaaccctaatccatgtgataataatggcacttgtgttgatggtatagcaggttacaactgtatctgttccaatggATATACTGGAGAAAATTGTTCAGTAAACATCAACGACTGTAACcctaatccatgtgataataaCGGCACTTGTGTCGATGGTATAGctggttacaactgtatctgttccaatggATATACAGGAGAAAATTGTTCAGTAAACATCAACGACTGTAACcctaatccatgtgataataatggcacttgtgttgatggtatagctggttacaactgtatctgttccaatggATATACAGGAGAAAATTGTTCAGTAAACATCAACGACTGTAACcctaatccatgtgataataatgggacttgtgttgatggtatagctggttacaactgtatctgttccaatggATATACTGGAGAAAATTGTTCAGTAAACATCAACGACTGTAACcctaatccatgtgataataatggCACTTGTGTCGATGGTATAGctggttacaactgtatctgttccaatggatatactggagaaaattgttctgtaaatatcaacgactgtaaccctaatccatgtgataataatggcacttgtgttgatggtatagctggttacaactgtatctgttccaatggatatactggagaaaattgttctgtaaatatcaatgactgtaaccctaatccatgtgataataatgggacttgtgttgatggtatagctggttacaactgtatctgttccaatggATATACTGGAGAAAATTGTTCCTTAAATATCAATGACTGTAGCcctaatccatgtgataataatgggacttgtattgatggtatagctggttacaactgtatctgttccaatggATATACTGGAGAAAATTGTTCCTTAAATATCAATGACTGTAACcctaatccatgtgataataatgggacttgtgttgatggtatagctggttacaactgtatctgttccaatggATATACTGAGAAAATTGTTTAGTAAATATCAACGACTGTAACCCTAATCCATGTGATAAATGGGACTTGTTTGGAAAGGCCTGGATCATATGTTTGTGAATGTGTTAAAACCATGGACTGGGACTAATTGTACTCTGTGTGAAGATAGATATGGTTTTGAGAGGAGACCAATGTGGTAAGAtgtttgtccatccatctaaTCCCATCctccattcatctattcatccatctatctattcccttatccatccatccatccattcagtaCCCTGTAGTGATAACGTGTCTATTATGTTCTGTTAATGCTGAGTGTGTACACAATGGTGATAGAGGTTTATAGTCTTGGAGATAATGGACaatgtatttcaaataatttaccagcatcattattaatttgtaaGTCTATTTCATCTGATAACATCACTCCTATGATTTTAGTATAATAATTAGGGATCATTATTGGGTTGTGTCTTGGGTGGACTGATAGTATTGCTGTTTGTATTTGGTATTGTAATGACCTCAGTACGCTTGTCTAGTAAAAAGAAGAGACTAGTGCTCATAACAAGCTAATCGTGATGTATTTAAGGCAGAAAAGTAAGTgagctataataataatttaattattatttatttattacaggaGCAATGTGTCAACTAATCCATTATATTGTTAGTAATGATGATCTTGATAAAGCTCTACTTGAGGCCACTCATTAActaatatattacaatgtacattatattatattataattattatataatattggtttatttaatataataataattattattattatgaatataataatataataataataatgacgtCAATGACGTCATCGGGTTTGCAACGCGAACTAGTCCGGAAGTGGTCAGTCAAAAAGGGAAGAACGACGCTCGATATTTACAGAGAAAGGGAAAACTGACTTACCTTTATCGATAGAGAGAACTGTGGACAACTAAACTGAGACAGTTGAGTAGCGCACAAGATCAGTGTAAGTTCATTATAatacgtataatatatatagttgatgtattggtaattttcacagtCAGATATGACTACCATATTGTGGATTGGTACTTTAGTGCTGTTTCTTATCTACTCACCAATTAATGGTGATAGGACAGGTCATCATGTCCTCTACCTACAGTAGATGATATAGAGAGTGATTTGATTCCATTACTTATTGATGCAGATGGAGCAGGATCGTATAATCCTACAGTATCATCACATCAGTATACTTGTCTTGCTCAAGGATCAACTAAAGATACTTATCGTAGAGTATCTATTATAGCTACATTTACTCCTAACAATGGAGCTGCTGAACGAAGAGAACACTTTTCAATTAACATGTTCAAGTGGTACATGAGTGCAAGAACTGATGCTGGGTTTTGAGACTCCCTCCTCAAAATCCAATGCTAAGAAGAGACTGTCTTTACTTGTGTACCTGAAAATCTTGGTGCTGATTCTAACCATTGTTCAGGTAAAGTacttatcattattataattgtagattattattatttataaatagagTGTAGTTGCAACTTGTAGGAATATGGGACAAGGAATTGTGTATCATCTGCTACAGATTGTTGTCCTTACTTTGGTACTTCTTGATAATATGTGTACTACATCATGGTCCAACTAACTATGCTGCCAGTGCTGATACCAACTATACATGTGGTAAGTAAACTagtatatatctaatat contains:
- the LOC121392411 gene encoding fibropellin-1-like, whose amino-acid sequence is MADLSLSDEAQWRAALTERKKLQAIWMKQLKGNYPPSREQTGTTKKCSITCYNGGRPNLNNCSSCICPPGFTGSNCEISDREDCSDKCLNGGTCVNISGNYTCYNCICSNGYTGENCSVNINDCNPNPCDNNGTCVDGIAGYNCICSNGYTGENCSVNINDCNPNPCDNNGTCVDGIAGYNCICSNGYTGENCSVNINDCNPNPCDNNGTCVDGIAGYNCICSNGYTGENCSVNINDCNPNPCDNNGTCVDGIAGYNCICSNGYTGENCSVNINDCNPNPCDNNGTCVDGIAGYNCICSNGYTGENCSVNINDCNPNPCDNNGTCVDGIAGYNCICSNGYTGENCSLNINDCSPNPCDNNGTCIDGIAGYNCICSNGYTGENCSLNINDCNPNPCDNNGTCVDGIAGYNCICSNGYTEKIV